A stretch of the Leopardus geoffroyi isolate Oge1 chromosome B2, O.geoffroyi_Oge1_pat1.0, whole genome shotgun sequence genome encodes the following:
- the TCF21 gene encoding transcription factor 21 — protein MSTGSLSDVEDLQEVEMLDCDGLKMDSGKEFVTSNESTEESSNCEAGSPQKGRGGLGKRRKAPTKKSPLGGVSQEGKQVQRNAANARERARMRVLSKAFSRLKTTLPWVPPDTKLSKLDTLRLASSYIAHLRQILANDKYENGYIHPVNLTWPFMVAGKPESDLKEVVTASRLCGTTAS, from the exons ATGTCCACCGGCTCCCTCAGCGATGTGGAGGACCTCCAAGAGGTGGAGATGCTGGACTGCGACGGGCTGAAAATGGACTCGGGCAAGGAGTTTGTGACTTCCAACGAGAGCACCGAGGAGAGCTCCAACTGCGAGGCGGGGTCGCCCCAGAAGGGCCGCGGAGGCCTGGGCAAGAGGAGGAAGGCGCCCACCAAGAAGAGCCCCTTGGGCGGCGTCAGCCAGGAGGGGAAGCAGGTCCAGCGCAACGCGGCCAACGCGCGCGAGAGGGCCCGGATGCGGGTGCTGAGCAAGGCCTTCTCCAGGCTCAAGACCACCTTGCCCTGGGTGCCCCCGGACACCAAGCTCTCCAAGCTGGACACGCTCAGGCTGGCGTCCAGCTACATCGCGCACTTGAGGCAGATCCTGGCGAACGACAAGTACGAGAACGGTTACATTCACCCGGTCAACCTG ACGTGGCCCTTTATGGTGGCCGGGAAACCAGAGAGTGACCTGAAAGAAGTGGTGACCGCGAGCCGCTTATGTGGAACCACAGCATCCTGA